One region of Streptomyces capillispiralis genomic DNA includes:
- a CDS encoding CDP-alcohol phosphatidyltransferase family protein has protein sequence MEVQETRVQTDRVLTIPNMLSMARLVGVPLFLWLILRPEFGGPKSDGWALLVLAFSGVSDYLDGKLARRWNQISSLGRLLDPAADRLYILSTLVGLTWREILPLWLTAVLLARELVLLVMVGILRRHGYPPPQVNFLGKAATFNLMYAFPLLLLSDGTGWISSLAAIFGWAFAGWGTTLYWWAGVLYVVQVRRLVRADALAD, from the coding sequence GTGGAGGTCCAGGAGACGCGGGTCCAGACAGACCGCGTCCTCACCATCCCGAACATGCTCAGCATGGCGCGGCTCGTTGGCGTACCCCTGTTCCTGTGGCTGATCCTCAGGCCGGAGTTCGGTGGCCCGAAGAGTGACGGCTGGGCGCTCCTGGTGCTGGCTTTCAGCGGCGTCAGCGACTACCTGGACGGCAAGCTCGCGCGACGGTGGAACCAGATCAGCAGCCTCGGCCGGCTGCTCGACCCCGCGGCCGACCGGCTCTACATCCTCTCGACCCTGGTGGGCCTCACCTGGCGCGAGATCCTGCCGCTGTGGCTGACCGCCGTACTGCTGGCCCGTGAGCTGGTCCTGCTCGTGATGGTGGGCATCCTCAGGCGGCACGGCTATCCGCCGCCGCAGGTGAACTTCCTGGGGAAGGCCGCCACCTTCAACCTGATGTATGCCTTCCCACTGCTCCTGCTCAGTGACGGAACTGGCTGGATCTCGTCACTCGCTGCTATTTTCGGCTGGGCGTTCGCAGGATGGGGTACAACCCTGTATTGGTGGGCAGGAGTGCTTTACGTGGTCCAAGTCCGCCGTCTGGTTCGTGCGGACGCCTTGGCCGATTGA
- a CDS encoding mannose-1-phosphate guanyltransferase, whose product MKAVVMAGGEGTRLRPMTSSMPKPLLPVANRPIMEHVLRLLKRHGLNETVVTVQFLASLVKNYFGDGEELGMELTYANEEKPLGTAGSVKNAEEALKDDAFLVISGDALTDFDLTELINFHKEKGALVTVCLTRVPNPLEFGITIVDEEGKVERFLEKPTWGQVFSDTVNTGIYVMEPEVFDYVDPDVPVDWSGDVFPQLMKEGKPVYGYVAEGYWEDVGTHESYVKAQADVLEGKVDVDIDGFEISPGVWVAEGAEVHPDAELRGPLYIGDYAKVEAGAEIREHTVVGSNVVVKSGAFLHKAVVHDNVYVGPHSNLRGCVVGKNTDIMRAARIEDGAVIGDECLIGEESIVQGNVRVYPFKTIEAGAFVNTSVIWESRGQAHLFGARGVSGILNVEITPELAVRLAGAYATTLKKGSTVTTARDHSRGARALKRAVISALQASAIDVRDLENVPLPVARQQTARGSAGGIMIRTTPGVPDSVDIMFFDGQGADLSQGSQRKLDRVFARQEYRRAFPGEIGDLHFPASVFDSYTGSLLRNVDTTGIAESGLKVVVDASNGSAGLVLPSLLGKLGVDSLTINPGLDESRPTETADMRRSGLVRLGEIVASSGAAFGVRFDPVGERLSLVDEKGRIIEDDRALLVMLDLIASERRSGRVALPVTTTRIAEQVAAYHGTQVEWTTTSPDDLTRVGGEEGTIFGGDGKGGFIVPEFSSVYDGTAAFVRLIGLVARTQLTLSQIDARIPRAHVLKRDLATPWAVKGLVMRRVVEAAGDRFVDTTDGVRVVETDGRWVMVLPDPAEAVTHLWAEGPDDASAQALLDEWAAVVDSAGR is encoded by the coding sequence ATGAAGGCCGTCGTGATGGCCGGAGGCGAAGGCACCCGCCTTCGCCCCATGACCTCAAGCATGCCCAAGCCGCTCCTGCCGGTGGCCAATCGGCCGATCATGGAGCACGTTCTGCGGCTGCTCAAAAGGCATGGGCTCAACGAAACCGTTGTGACTGTCCAGTTCCTTGCGTCGCTCGTCAAGAATTACTTCGGTGACGGCGAAGAGCTCGGAATGGAGCTCACCTATGCCAACGAGGAGAAGCCACTCGGTACCGCCGGGAGTGTCAAGAACGCCGAGGAGGCACTGAAGGACGATGCCTTCCTCGTCATCTCCGGCGATGCCCTGACCGACTTCGACCTCACCGAGCTGATCAATTTCCACAAGGAAAAGGGCGCCCTGGTCACGGTCTGCCTGACCCGCGTCCCCAATCCGCTGGAATTCGGCATCACCATCGTGGACGAAGAGGGCAAGGTCGAGCGCTTCCTCGAGAAGCCGACCTGGGGGCAGGTCTTCTCCGACACGGTGAACACCGGCATCTACGTCATGGAGCCCGAGGTCTTCGACTACGTCGACCCGGATGTGCCCGTCGACTGGTCCGGTGACGTCTTCCCGCAGCTGATGAAGGAAGGCAAGCCCGTCTACGGCTACGTCGCCGAGGGCTACTGGGAGGACGTGGGCACCCACGAGAGCTATGTGAAGGCGCAGGCCGACGTCCTGGAGGGCAAGGTCGACGTCGACATCGACGGCTTCGAGATCTCCCCGGGCGTGTGGGTCGCCGAGGGAGCCGAGGTGCACCCCGACGCGGAGCTCCGTGGACCGCTCTACATCGGCGACTACGCCAAGGTCGAGGCCGGCGCGGAGATCCGTGAACACACGGTCGTCGGCTCCAACGTCGTCGTGAAGAGCGGCGCCTTCCTGCACAAGGCCGTCGTCCACGACAACGTGTACGTCGGACCGCACAGCAATCTGCGCGGCTGTGTCGTCGGCAAGAACACCGACATCATGCGCGCGGCACGGATCGAGGACGGCGCCGTCATCGGCGACGAGTGCCTGATCGGTGAAGAATCGATCGTCCAGGGCAACGTCCGGGTCTACCCGTTCAAGACCATCGAGGCCGGCGCGTTCGTCAACACCTCGGTCATCTGGGAGTCCAGGGGCCAGGCGCATCTCTTCGGGGCCCGGGGCGTGTCCGGCATCCTCAACGTCGAGATAACGCCGGAACTCGCGGTGCGGCTGGCCGGTGCCTACGCGACGACCTTGAAGAAGGGCTCGACCGTCACCACGGCGCGCGACCACTCCCGTGGAGCCCGGGCGCTGAAGCGGGCGGTCATCTCCGCGCTGCAGGCCAGCGCCATCGACGTACGGGACCTGGAGAACGTGCCGCTGCCCGTGGCGCGGCAGCAGACCGCGCGGGGCAGTGCGGGCGGCATCATGATCCGGACCACACCCGGCGTGCCGGACTCCGTCGACATCATGTTCTTCGACGGGCAGGGAGCCGACCTCTCGCAGGGCAGCCAGCGCAAGCTCGACCGGGTGTTCGCGCGCCAGGAGTACCGGCGCGCGTTCCCCGGCGAGATCGGCGACCTGCACTTCCCGGCCAGCGTCTTCGACTCGTACACCGGATCGCTGTTGCGCAACGTCGACACCACCGGTATCGCGGAGTCCGGGCTCAAGGTGGTCGTGGACGCGTCGAACGGCAGCGCCGGCCTGGTGCTGCCCAGCCTGCTCGGCAAGCTGGGCGTCGACTCCCTGACGATCAACCCCGGCCTCGACGAGTCCAGGCCCACCGAGACGGCCGACATGCGGCGCTCGGGGCTGGTCCGGCTCGGGGAGATCGTGGCGTCCTCCGGCGCCGCGTTCGGTGTGCGGTTCGACCCCGTCGGTGAGCGGCTGTCCCTGGTCGACGAGAAGGGGCGGATCATCGAGGACGACCGGGCCCTGCTCGTCATGCTCGACCTCATCGCCTCCGAGCGGCGCAGCGGCCGGGTCGCGCTCCCGGTGACCACCACCAGGATCGCCGAGCAGGTGGCCGCGTACCACGGCACCCAGGTCGAGTGGACGACCACCTCGCCCGACGACCTGACGCGCGTGGGCGGCGAGGAAGGGACGATCTTCGGCGGGGACGGCAAGGGCGGCTTCATCGTCCCGGAGTTCAGCAGTGTCTACGACGGCACCGCGGCCTTCGTGCGGCTCATCGGGCTGGTGGCGCGCACCCAGCTCACGCTCAGCCAGATCGACGCGCGCATCCCGCGGGCGCACGTGCTCAAGCGCGACCTGGCGACCCCGTGGGCCGTCAAGGGCCTGGTGATGCGGCGGGTCGTCGAGGCGGCCGGAGACCGCTTCGTGGACACCACCGACGGCGTGCGCGTGGTGGAGACCGACGGCCGCTGGGTGATGGTGCTGCCCGACCCGGCCGAGGCGGTCACCCATCTGTGGGCCGAGGGGCCCGACGACGCCTCCGCGCAGGCGCTGCTCGACGAGTGGGCGGCGGTCGTGGACAGCGCGGGACGGTAG
- a CDS encoding DUF881 domain-containing protein yields MSLLTNVMDHSLDDGYAEAAARKKADGEGGMPKTLRAKLGLALGLVLAALIVTVGAAQARVAAPVVAKEREELIDRIDQETDAADELEDSVDELRADVSARQREALRDSGGGDGSALVGILSGAVAVHGPGVRLVVDDAKDTSAGGDGDPRSTSGFSDTGRVRDRDMQRVVNGLWESGAEAVSINGQRLTALSAIRAAGDAILVDNRPLVPPYTVLAVGDGGRLSDRFQNSADGLYLHALQENYGIRTAISAEDDVRLPAAPSVIVRTAQPITEKGTS; encoded by the coding sequence ATGTCGTTGCTCACCAACGTCATGGACCACAGCCTCGATGACGGGTACGCCGAGGCCGCCGCGCGGAAGAAGGCCGACGGCGAGGGCGGCATGCCGAAGACCCTCAGGGCGAAGCTCGGTCTCGCCCTCGGCCTGGTGCTCGCCGCCCTGATCGTGACCGTCGGTGCCGCGCAGGCCCGGGTCGCGGCGCCCGTGGTCGCCAAGGAGCGCGAGGAGCTGATCGACCGCATCGATCAGGAGACCGACGCGGCGGACGAGCTCGAGGACAGTGTCGACGAGCTGCGCGCCGATGTGAGCGCCCGGCAGCGCGAGGCGCTCCGGGACAGTGGCGGAGGCGACGGCTCCGCGCTGGTGGGCATCCTGTCGGGCGCCGTCGCGGTGCACGGACCCGGTGTCCGGCTCGTGGTGGACGACGCCAAGGACACGAGCGCCGGCGGTGACGGGGACCCGCGGTCGACCTCCGGGTTCTCCGACACCGGTCGGGTCCGCGACCGGGACATGCAGCGGGTGGTCAACGGCCTGTGGGAGTCCGGTGCCGAGGCCGTCTCGATCAACGGGCAGCGGCTGACCGCCCTGTCGGCGATCAGGGCCGCCGGAGACGCGATACTGGTCGACAACAGGCCGCTGGTGCCGCCGTACACGGTGCTCGCGGTGGGGGACGGCGGGCGGCTGAGCGACCGGTTCCAGAACAGCGCCGACGGACTGTATCTGCACGCCCTCCAGGAGAACTACGGCATCCGCACGGCCATCTCCGCGGAGGACGACGTCCGGCTGCCCGCAGCACCGAGTGTGATCGTACGTACCGCACAACCGATAACCGAGAAGGGCACATCGTGA
- a CDS encoding small basic family protein, with product MIAVLGLVVGVVAGLLVRPEVPAVVEPYLPIAVVAALDAVFGGLRAMLDGIFDDKVFVVSFLSNVVVAALIVFLGDKLGVGAQLSTGVVVVLGIRIFSNAAAIRRHVFRA from the coding sequence GTGATCGCCGTACTGGGCCTCGTCGTGGGAGTCGTGGCCGGACTGTTGGTCCGGCCCGAGGTTCCGGCGGTCGTCGAGCCTTATCTGCCGATCGCCGTCGTCGCGGCGCTCGACGCGGTCTTCGGGGGACTGCGGGCCATGCTCGACGGCATCTTCGACGACAAGGTGTTCGTGGTGTCGTTCCTGTCCAACGTCGTCGTCGCCGCGCTGATCGTGTTCCTCGGCGACAAGCTCGGCGTGGGCGCCCAGCTGTCCACGGGCGTCGTGGTCGTCCTCGGCATCCGCATCTTCTCCAACGCCGCGGCGATCCGTCGGCACGTGTTCCGGGCGTGA
- a CDS encoding DUF881 domain-containing protein, whose translation MSEREQDETARPAVSRTGPASEAPPAAGLRKELPAEVPVRPSAPAEEGVPQDRPVSGPTGRQRLAAGLWPPRVTRAQLIVALLLFGLGFGLAVQVASNSDSDTALRGARQEDLVRILDELDDRTERLEDEKQGLEKQRDELENSSDQAEEARKQTIEKERQLGVLAGTVAAEGPGITMTIEDTKGTVEADMLLDAVQELRAAGAEAIQVNGVRVVASTYLTDSGNGVGVDGNKINAPYRFKVIGKPQDLEPALNIPGGVVQTLEKEQATVTVERSTKIVVDALRAAKRPDYARSSSQ comes from the coding sequence ATGAGCGAGCGAGAGCAGGACGAGACGGCGCGCCCGGCGGTGTCGCGGACCGGGCCCGCCTCCGAGGCACCGCCCGCGGCGGGGCTGCGCAAGGAGTTGCCCGCAGAGGTCCCTGTGCGGCCCTCAGCGCCTGCGGAAGAGGGTGTTCCGCAAGATCGGCCCGTCTCCGGTCCCACGGGGCGTCAGCGGCTGGCTGCGGGGCTGTGGCCGCCGCGGGTGACCCGGGCCCAGCTCATCGTCGCGCTGCTGCTGTTCGGCCTCGGCTTCGGTCTCGCCGTCCAGGTGGCCTCGAACAGCGACAGCGACACCGCGCTGCGCGGGGCACGTCAGGAAGATCTTGTGCGGATCCTCGATGAACTCGACGACCGCACAGAGCGTCTAGAGGACGAGAAGCAGGGTCTCGAGAAGCAGCGCGACGAGCTGGAGAACAGCTCCGACCAGGCCGAGGAGGCCCGGAAGCAGACGATCGAGAAGGAACGGCAACTCGGCGTCCTGGCAGGCACGGTGGCCGCGGAGGGGCCCGGGATCACGATGACCATCGAGGACACGAAGGGGACGGTGGAGGCGGACATGCTGCTCGACGCCGTCCAGGAGCTGCGCGCGGCCGGTGCCGAGGCGATTCAGGTCAACGGCGTGCGCGTGGTGGCGAGCACCTACCTGACGGATTCGGGGAACGGTGTCGGCGTGGACGGGAACAAGATCAACGCGCCCTATCGTTTCAAGGTCATCGGCAAGCCGCAGGACCTCGAGCCGGCGCTCAACATCCCCGGAGGCGTGGTGCAGACTCTCGAGAAGGAACAGGCCACCGTTACCGTGGAGCGGTCGACCAAGATCGTTGTGGATGCCTTGCGGGCGGCGAAGCGGCCTGACTACGCTCGGTCGTCCTCCCAGTGA
- a CDS encoding FHA domain-containing protein, which yields MGGAWWKLSGGGGRCEDVRVGQCVQSGFVLPHGRVCFGQGESPVKLFAKLFGKSARREGSDNATARHRAQPDAEGQRPLFRDQVAGGQGAPSADPAQSGGIGFGQPSASGAGGFSDPYASHAPGGQSQQEDPSMSALVCSRCGNRNAENSRFCSNCGAPLRPGVAPERPSETTSTISISGLEAYDAEATGQTQVPMLSPEAQAAVDALPMGSALLVVRRGPNSGSRFLLDGDLTTAGRHPQSDIFLDDVTVSRRHVEFRRSPDGSFTVADVGSLNGTYVNRERIDQVALSNGDEVQIGKYRLVFYASQRGY from the coding sequence TTGGGTGGTGCGTGGTGGAAACTGTCTGGCGGAGGCGGACGTTGTGAAGATGTCCGGGTCGGCCAATGTGTTCAGTCAGGGTTCGTCCTGCCCCACGGGCGGGTCTGTTTCGGTCAAGGGGAATCGCCCGTGAAGTTGTTTGCGAAGTTGTTCGGCAAGAGCGCGCGGCGAGAGGGCAGCGACAACGCGACCGCTCGTCACCGCGCACAGCCTGATGCGGAAGGTCAGCGTCCGCTGTTCCGGGACCAGGTCGCCGGTGGCCAGGGCGCGCCGTCCGCCGACCCCGCGCAGTCGGGCGGCATAGGTTTCGGGCAGCCTTCGGCCTCAGGTGCGGGTGGGTTCTCCGACCCGTACGCGTCCCATGCCCCCGGCGGGCAGTCGCAGCAGGAGGATCCGTCCATGTCGGCCCTGGTGTGCTCGAGGTGCGGCAACCGCAACGCGGAGAACAGCCGCTTCTGCTCCAACTGCGGCGCGCCCCTGAGGCCCGGAGTGGCTCCGGAGCGCCCCTCGGAGACGACGTCCACGATCTCGATCTCCGGTCTCGAGGCCTACGACGCCGAGGCCACCGGTCAGACGCAGGTGCCGATGCTCTCCCCGGAGGCGCAGGCGGCCGTCGACGCGCTGCCGATGGGCTCCGCGCTGCTGGTCGTCCGCCGCGGGCCGAACTCGGGCAGCCGCTTCCTGCTGGACGGTGACCTGACCACGGCCGGGCGTCACCCGCAGAGCGACATCTTCCTGGACGACGTGACGGTCTCCCGCCGACACGTGGAGTTCCGCCGCAGTCCGGACGGCTCGTTCACGGTGGCCGACGTCGGCAGCCTGAACGGCACGTACGTCAACCGCGAGCGGATCGACCAGGTCGCCCTGTCCAACGGTGACGAGGTGCAGATCGGCAAGTACCGGCTGGTCTTCTACGCGAGCCAGCGGGGCTACTGA
- a CDS encoding MerR family transcriptional regulator — MLQTPGGGAGHGAAADTGLMSIGAVLGVLREEFPEVTISKIRFLESEGLIEPRRTPSGYRKFSAGDVERLGHVLRMQRDHYLPLKVIREHLAAMERGEAVPLPALGRPGDGEDGREPASDVPSAARIGRGRLLAAAGVDERTLAEWESYGLLTPVEDGVYDAEAVTVAALITELGRSGIEPRHLRAMKAAADREAGLVDQVVAPLKRHRNPQTRAHAEARTKELAALTVKLHAALVQAALGVRLP, encoded by the coding sequence ATGCTGCAGACACCGGGCGGCGGTGCCGGTCACGGCGCCGCCGCTGACACCGGACTGATGAGCATCGGCGCGGTGCTGGGCGTGCTGCGCGAGGAGTTCCCCGAGGTCACCATCTCCAAGATCCGTTTCCTGGAGTCGGAAGGGCTTATCGAGCCGCGGCGGACCCCCTCGGGGTACCGCAAGTTCAGTGCCGGGGACGTCGAGCGTCTCGGGCACGTCCTGAGGATGCAGCGGGACCACTACCTGCCGCTCAAGGTCATCCGTGAGCACCTGGCGGCCATGGAGCGAGGCGAGGCCGTTCCGCTGCCGGCGCTCGGCCGTCCGGGGGACGGGGAGGACGGCCGGGAGCCGGCCTCCGACGTGCCCTCGGCGGCCCGCATCGGGCGCGGTCGCCTGCTGGCGGCGGCCGGCGTCGACGAACGGACGCTCGCCGAGTGGGAGTCCTACGGGCTGCTCACGCCGGTCGAGGACGGGGTGTACGACGCCGAGGCGGTCACCGTCGCCGCCCTGATCACGGAGCTGGGGCGGTCCGGGATCGAACCGCGTCACCTGAGGGCGATGAAGGCCGCCGCCGACCGGGAGGCCGGTCTGGTGGACCAGGTCGTCGCCCCACTGAAGCGCCACCGGAACCCGCAGACGAGGGCGCACGCCGAGGCCCGTACGAAGGAGCTGGCGGCGCTCACGGTGAAGCTGCACGCCGCCCTGGTGCAGGCGGCGCTGGGTGTACGGCTGCCCTGA